AGCAAGCCGTTCGCATACGACAGATTGCCCGATCTGCGCAGGGCCATGGGGGCTTCCGCGCCTGCGGAGCCGAGGGCTGCGGAGGGGCGCGTCTGAACCGAAGCGAGTGAGATTGGACGATGGCAAAGCTAATTCCAAAGCCCCGGATGGGCATCGGTGAACAGTCCTATGTGCCGGAGATCGCCAAGGGTCTGGCCGTGACCATCAAGCGCTTCGCGAAGAACACCTTCCTGCCGCGGGACAAGGGTGACATCGTGACGCTGAACTACCCGGAGGAGAAGCTCACCTATCCAGAGCGGTTTCGAGGTGTGCATCGTCTCACGCACCGCAGCGACGGTTCTCCGCGCTGTGTCGCGTGCCTGTGCTGCAGTACAGCTTGCCCTGCCCAGTGCATTCACATTGAAGCGGCCGAGTACGAACCAGACGACCCGCGCTACGGCTACGAGCGTTATCCCAAGGTATTCGTGATCGACGAGCTACGCTGCATCTTTTGCGGTTACTGCGTAGAGGCATGTCCTTGCGATGCGATTCGCATGGAC
This genomic window from Pseudomonadota bacterium contains:
- a CDS encoding NADH-quinone oxidoreductase subunit I gives rise to the protein MAKLIPKPRMGIGEQSYVPEIAKGLAVTIKRFAKNTFLPRDKGDIVTLNYPEEKLTYPERFRGVHRLTHRSDGSPRCVACLCCSTACPAQCIHIEAAEYEPDDPRYGYERYPKVFVIDELRCIFCGYCVEACPCDAIRMDTGVHMPPSTRREHFIYDKEDLMAIPGADGTFETANPRHEPGDSSHPGIDRERGH